ATTTATTTTTAAATTTTCGACTTCAGTTTTACCAAGTCTTGCAAATAAAAGTCGTAAATAGTCATAAAGTTCAGTTAATGTTCCAACTGTAGATCGTGGGTTTCGTACCGAATTCTGTTGATTTACTGATATAATCGGGAAAAGACCTTTTATTTTATTTACATGTGGCTTTCTAAGCTTTTTTCCTGCCTGCTGACTCCCAGCTAGAAAATTTTCTAAAAATAATCGTTGACCTTCTCTACAAATAACATCATACACAAGACTGGATTTACCACTTCCTGAAACACCTGTAACAACAGTTAACTTATAATGCGGTATTTTAACACTTACATTTTTTAAGTTATTTTCGTTTGCGTTTTCTATTATTATTTCTGGATTCAAATCTTTATATTTTGGGTTGAAATTAGAAAATTTTCTTCAAAATATTTTTATAACTCGATTTATAAAGTTTAAAAACACATTTATTTTTTTATTTAATTTGCTTTTGAAAACCAAAAACTATGAAATACAAACAAGCTAAAAACCGGTTTGCCTGGCATGTGCTGTCTATGCCGGTAATTTACAGCATGATAATTCCACTGGTAGTTCTCGACATTTGGATTGAAGTATACCATAGAATATGCTTTGCTGCATATGGTATTCCTTATGTAAAAAGAGGCAAATACGTTAGAATTGACAGACATAAGCTACAATATCTTAAACCTTTTGAAAAATTTAATTGTATGTATTGCGGTTATGCAAACGGGTTACTTCAATACTCGTGTGTAATAGCTGGCGAAACAGAAAAATACTGGTGTGGAATAAAACACAAGCCTGATAATGAGTTTTGCGAGCCTCAACATCATGCAGATTTTATTCCATATGGTGATGAGGAAGCATATAGGAAATTACAAGTCTAAGATCTAATTAATTCCTTTCAGCAATATTCTTGCAATATTAGATGCATGACGATTTATTGCATTAAACATTCCCAGCAATTCCATATGAAACCGGCTGCTATCAACTGATTGCCGAACCTCTCCTGCAAGTCTTAAAAAATGACTTTTTTCAAGTTCAATTGCTAAATCACTGTATTTCTTTCCTTTTCTATTAATGACTTTTGCTTTTTCTAAATTCACATCTCTAAATACTTCTATTGCACGTGACAATTGCTTTTGACATCGATTATGAAAATCAACTATTTCCTTTTTTCCCTCATCGCTCAAGCTATGGCCACACACAACCCATTCTTTGGCTTTTGACAAAAGATTTACAGCAACAATATCCGCCATTTGTTCAAGTTCCTTAACAACAGATAACATTTGAAATGCTTCATTTGTGTTTTCTTCATGAACATTTAAACGACTGATTTTTACCAGATATTCTGAAATTATATCTCTTAAATAATCAACCTGTTTTTCATTTTTTTCAACTTCCGGTATAACGTTTCCTTCATTTAACAGAAACGGTAACAATACATCATTAACCATATCCTGAACTATATGTGCCATTCGTATTGTTTCCTGTTTTGCAAGGTTAAGCGCAAGTGGCGGAGTAGATAAAAGATTATCATCAATAAACTGAACTGAAAGAAAAGTTTGAGTATCGGTTTTTTTTGTTGGAACAAGTTTATCAATAAACTTTGCAAATAAACTTGTTAATGGAAGTGAAATAATTGTTAGACCCAAATAAAACAATGTATGCGAATTTGCTATTTGTCTTGGAATTGCAACAGAAACACCTGCAGTAGCTTCTGAGACAGAAACAGACCTAACAATCTCTGCAAAAGCAGGAATCCACCAAACAATTAAACCTGCACCAATAATTCTGTAAACGGTATGAGCAACAGCAACTTTTTTGGCTTCTGTAGAAACCCCAACAGCAGCAATAATTGCTGTAACAGAAGTCCCAACATTTGCACCGATTAAAAGTGGAATTGACGCTTCTAATGAGAGTAATCCTTGCGAACCAAGAATTATTACTATTCCAATAAATGCACTTGCGCTTTGTGTTATGGCAGTAAAAATTATTCCTGCAAGAACGCCAATTAGTGGATTTTCCATTTCAAGCAAAGCATCTATTACGGGCTGAAAGGTTTTAAGTGGAGCAATTGATTCTGACATTAACATTAAACCCAAAAACAATAATCCCAATCCAGTTATTATTTGCCCCAAATGTTTAAAATAATGCCGCTTTGCAAAAAAATTAAGAATAAAACCCACAGCAACAAAAGCCAATGCATATTTACTGATATTTAGAGCAACAAGTTGAATAGTAAGCGTAGTTCCAATTGCAGAGCCTATTATAACCGGAACAGTTTGTCGGAATTTCATAAGCCCTGAATCTACAAAGCTTATAAGCATTACAGACATTGCACTACTGCTTTGGATAACCGTAGTAATAAATGATCCAATTCCTAAACCCGCAAGTCGGTTTTGTGTGAGATTACTTAAAATGGTACGCAATTTATTCCCGGCTGCACGCTGTAAACCATCACTTAAATAATTAATACCAAATAAAAATAATCCCAACCCTCCAAGCAAACCAAATACAACCCACCACGCCCAATAATTATTTCTAACTGTAGCTTTATATGCAAGTATTCCTGAGTTTGTGTCATTTGTTAAGGATGCTGCTAATAAATAATCACCCGATTCCTCAGCAGGTAAATAATTAAACTCGGCAATCCCATTATTATTTGTAATTATGGTTGCAGGAGAGACTATTCCTTTATTATTTATATCCGGAGATAATAAAACTTTTAACTCTACAGATACTCCAGAAACCGGATTACCTTTTTCTGAAACTAAAACTTTTATTGTTTTAAATAAATGCTGACCTGAAGTTACTACTTGATTATCTCCACAATAATTTAACGAATCTTTTATTGTTGGCTTAGACAAAACATTTTGGCCACTGACAAAGCCGGTAAAAAAAAGTAAAACAAAAATAAAAGTTATACTTCTCATAAAGTATTTAAGAGTCAGTTTTAATATTCAAACCTACATTTTTTTGAAGATTTCACAAAATTAATATTTAATAAGTGCCTTAAATACTTAAAGTTTAAAGTACTTAAAGTTTATTAAAAAAATCTGGGGCAATTCACAATCAGTTATCTCGAGCTTAAATTATTTTTTTGTCTAAATTATTACTTTACTCTATTTCGCTATATTTTATAACAGAACATTATCTTTGCAAAAAATTTAAATAATGGAAAATACAAACAGTGGTTTTAACACAAAACTGATTCATGCAGGTGATGCTCACGATCAGTGGGGAAGTGCAGTAACTCCTATTTATCAGACTTCAACTTTTGCTTTTAAAAATGCAAAACATGGTGCAGATTGCTTTGCCGGCAAAGAAAAAGGATTTATTTATACCAGAATTGGCAATCCAACAATTGAAGCCTTAGAAAAAAAGGTAGCGGTTTTAGAAAATGGTTTTGGTGGAATCGCGTTAGCGTCTGGAATGGCTGCCGTTACTGCTGTTTACATGACTCTTTTATCAAAAGATTCACATGTGTTAAGTACAAGTGCTGTTTACGGTCCGAGCCGAAGTGTTTTAGAAACTCATTTCATGAAATTTGGAGTTGAGTGCACATTTGTTGACACTTCAAATATCGAAAATATTGAAAAAAATATTCGCCCAAATACAAAAATGCTTTATATCGAAACCCCTGGCAATCCAACTATTTCTATTACAGATATTGCTGCATGTGCTGAAATTGCTCACAAACATGGAATTCCGGTTGTTGTTGACAATACTTTTTGCAGTCCATATTTACAAAAACCTTTAGACTTAGGTGCAGATATAGTTTTACATTCTATAACCAAATTCATTAATGGACACGCCGACGTTGTTGGTGGAGTTATAATTGCAAAAGATTCAGAAATGTATGCAAAACTTCGTAAAACAATGGTTTACATGGGTGGCAACATGGACCCACATCAGGCATATTTGGTAGTGCGTGGTATTAAAACTCTTACAATTCGTATGGATCGCGCTCAGGAAAATGCAATTAAAATTGCAGATTATTTAGAAGCACATCCAAAAGTTGAAAAAGTAATGTTTCCTGGACTAAAATCACATCCACAATACGAACTTGGAAAAAAACAAATGAAAGGTCCGGGTGCTATGATCAGTTTCGAACTTAAAGGTGGATTTGAAGCAGGTGAAATTTTAATGAATAATGTAAAAATAGCTATGCTAGCTGTTTCACTTGGTGGAATAGAAACTTTAATTCAACATCCTGCATCAATGACACATGCGGGAATGGGAAAAGAAGGCAGATTGGC
The genomic region above belongs to Bacteroidia bacterium and contains:
- a CDS encoding Na/Pi symporter: MRSITFIFVLLFFTGFVSGQNVLSKPTIKDSLNYCGDNQVVTSGQHLFKTIKVLVSEKGNPVSGVSVELKVLLSPDINNKGIVSPATIITNNNGIAEFNYLPAEESGDYLLAASLTNDTNSGILAYKATVRNNYWAWWVVFGLLGGLGLFLFGINYLSDGLQRAAGNKLRTILSNLTQNRLAGLGIGSFITTVIQSSSAMSVMLISFVDSGLMKFRQTVPVIIGSAIGTTLTIQLVALNISKYALAFVAVGFILNFFAKRHYFKHLGQIITGLGLLFLGLMLMSESIAPLKTFQPVIDALLEMENPLIGVLAGIIFTAITQSASAFIGIVIILGSQGLLSLEASIPLLIGANVGTSVTAIIAAVGVSTEAKKVAVAHTVYRIIGAGLIVWWIPAFAEIVRSVSVSEATAGVSVAIPRQIANSHTLFYLGLTIISLPLTSLFAKFIDKLVPTKKTDTQTFLSVQFIDDNLLSTPPLALNLAKQETIRMAHIVQDMVNDVLLPFLLNEGNVIPEVEKNEKQVDYLRDIISEYLVKISRLNVHEENTNEAFQMLSVVKELEQMADIVAVNLLSKAKEWVVCGHSLSDEGKKEIVDFHNRCQKQLSRAIEVFRDVNLEKAKVINRKGKKYSDLAIELEKSHFLRLAGEVRQSVDSSRFHMELLGMFNAINRHASNIARILLKGIN
- a CDS encoding PLP-dependent transferase, whose amino-acid sequence is MENTNSGFNTKLIHAGDAHDQWGSAVTPIYQTSTFAFKNAKHGADCFAGKEKGFIYTRIGNPTIEALEKKVAVLENGFGGIALASGMAAVTAVYMTLLSKDSHVLSTSAVYGPSRSVLETHFMKFGVECTFVDTSNIENIEKNIRPNTKMLYIETPGNPTISITDIAACAEIAHKHGIPVVVDNTFCSPYLQKPLDLGADIVLHSITKFINGHADVVGGVIIAKDSEMYAKLRKTMVYMGGNMDPHQAYLVVRGIKTLTIRMDRAQENAIKIADYLEAHPKVEKVMFPGLKSHPQYELGKKQMKGPGAMISFELKGGFEAGEILMNNVKIAMLAVSLGGIETLIQHPASMTHAGMGKEGRLAAEITDGLVRYSVGIEDVEDLIQDLDQALAKI